A portion of the Meriones unguiculatus strain TT.TT164.6M chromosome 11, Bangor_MerUng_6.1, whole genome shotgun sequence genome contains these proteins:
- the Xaf1 gene encoding XIAP-associated factor 1 isoform X3, protein MEADFQVCRNCKRNVPSLHFTLHEAHCLHFLALCPECEEPILQSKMKDHVEAVHQQGVGVVSSIFPVTKESQQHPAKCKFCELAVHLSNLDIHESHCGSRTEHCPHCNQPITLPALAQHKDVCQSSKGRPEEGKRIVSPGRKIHCDHCKQMIPENQYVSHMNMQKQSLIYLRNGKPIILPSSLAIMETEKQTSTLRKDVRPKTKIGNSSRKQKTKDQSDTADLPLMSVLQQGAALPAGDEDAYDILRRCCQCGILLPLPILNEHQEKCLMLAHQKKT, encoded by the exons ATGGAGGCTGACTTCCAGGTGTGCAGGAACTG CAAAAGAAATGTGCCCTCTCTCCACTTCACCCTCCATGAGGCCCACTGCCTGCACTTCCTGGCCCTTTGCCCAGAATGTGAGGAGCCCATCTTACAGTCAAAGATGAAGGATCATGTAGAAGCTGTGCACCAGCAG GGAGTTGGGGTTGTGTCTTCCATCTTCCCCGTGACCAAGGAGAGCCAACAACACCCTGCCAAGTGCAAGTTCTGTGAGCTGGCTGTTCATCTCAGCAATCTGGATATCCATGAGTCCCACTGTGGCAGCCGGACAGAGCACTGTCCACACTGCAACCAGCCCATTACACTCCCAGCACTGGCCCAGCACAAAGATGTGTGTCAGAGTTCAAAGGGCAGGCCTGAGGAAG GGAAGAGAATTGTATCTCCTGGAAGAAAAATCCATTGTGATCATTGCAAACAAATGATTCCAGAAAATCAGTATGTCTCCCACATG AATATGCAGAAACAGTCCTTGATATACCTTCGGAATGGAAAGCCAATAATCCTTCCTTCATCCCTTGCAATTATGGAGACTGAAAAGCAAACATCCACATTGAGAAAAGATGTTCGTCCAAAGACAAAAATTGGAAACAGTTCAAGAAAGCAAAAGACAAAGGATCAAAGTGACACAGCAGATCTGCCTTTGATGTCTGTGCTCCAGCAGGGGGCTGCTCTTCCTGCAGGAGATGAGGATGCCTATGACATCCTTCGAAGGTGTTGTCAGTGCGGAATCTTACTTCCCTTGCCCATTCTAAATGAACACCAG gaGAAGTGTCTGATGTTAGCTCATCAGAAGAAAACCTAA
- the Xaf1 gene encoding XIAP-associated factor 1 isoform X2, whose translation MEADFQVCRNCKRNVPSLHFTLHEAHCLHFLALCPECEEPILQSKMKDHVEAVHQQGVGVVSSIFPVTKESQQHPAKCKFCELAVHLSNLDIHESHCGSRTEHCPHCNQPITLPALAQHKDVCQSSKGRPEEGKRIVSPGRKIHCDHCKQMIPENQYVSHMNMQKQSLIYLRNGKPIILPSSLAIMETEKQTSTLRKDVRPKTKIGNSSRKQKTKDQSDTADLPLMSVLQQGAALPAGDEDAYDILRRCCQCGILLPLPILNEHQSVTGHPRPSRLTFQNKGQHHPEMFGNQQLWRDVAGIAFTQSTSFASPCWWSGQTTERRSV comes from the exons ATGGAGGCTGACTTCCAGGTGTGCAGGAACTG CAAAAGAAATGTGCCCTCTCTCCACTTCACCCTCCATGAGGCCCACTGCCTGCACTTCCTGGCCCTTTGCCCAGAATGTGAGGAGCCCATCTTACAGTCAAAGATGAAGGATCATGTAGAAGCTGTGCACCAGCAG GGAGTTGGGGTTGTGTCTTCCATCTTCCCCGTGACCAAGGAGAGCCAACAACACCCTGCCAAGTGCAAGTTCTGTGAGCTGGCTGTTCATCTCAGCAATCTGGATATCCATGAGTCCCACTGTGGCAGCCGGACAGAGCACTGTCCACACTGCAACCAGCCCATTACACTCCCAGCACTGGCCCAGCACAAAGATGTGTGTCAGAGTTCAAAGGGCAGGCCTGAGGAAG GGAAGAGAATTGTATCTCCTGGAAGAAAAATCCATTGTGATCATTGCAAACAAATGATTCCAGAAAATCAGTATGTCTCCCACATG AATATGCAGAAACAGTCCTTGATATACCTTCGGAATGGAAAGCCAATAATCCTTCCTTCATCCCTTGCAATTATGGAGACTGAAAAGCAAACATCCACATTGAGAAAAGATGTTCGTCCAAAGACAAAAATTGGAAACAGTTCAAGAAAGCAAAAGACAAAGGATCAAAGTGACACAGCAGATCTGCCTTTGATGTCTGTGCTCCAGCAGGGGGCTGCTCTTCCTGCAGGAGATGAGGATGCCTATGACATCCTTCGAAGGTGTTGTCAGTGCGGAATCTTACTTCCCTTGCCCATTCTAAATGAACACCAG TCTGTCACAGGGCACCCACGCCCTTCCAGGCTCACATTTCAGAACAAGGGACAGCATCACCCAGAGATGTTTGGAAACCAGCAGCTTTGGAGGGATGTGGCTGGTATAGCATTCACACAAAGCACGAGCTTTGCTAGCCCCTGTTGGTGGAGTGGACAGACTACAGAAAG gaGAAGTGTCTGA
- the Xaf1 gene encoding XIAP-associated factor 1 isoform X1, whose protein sequence is MEADFQVCRNCKRNVPSLHFTLHEAHCLHFLALCPECEEPILQSKMKDHVEAVHQQGVGVVSSIFPVTKESQQHPAKCKFCELAVHLSNLDIHESHCGSRTEHCPHCNQPITLPALAQHKDVCQSSKGRPEEGKRIVSPGRKIHCDHCKQMIPENQYVSHMNMQKQSLIYLRNGKPIILPSSLAIMETEKQTSTLRKDVRPKTKIGNSSRKQKTKDQSDTADLPLMSVLQQGAALPAGDEDAYDILRRCCQCGILLPLPILNEHQVPCSPLTPPVSSPSWQPAAQCLKLTPPLRRGGLTSDVAGQLLPCLLLLLCAHAHSPQLPGLYYFSVTGSPLRVELDLCSVSAARPGPVCGNTPRR, encoded by the exons ATGGAGGCTGACTTCCAGGTGTGCAGGAACTG CAAAAGAAATGTGCCCTCTCTCCACTTCACCCTCCATGAGGCCCACTGCCTGCACTTCCTGGCCCTTTGCCCAGAATGTGAGGAGCCCATCTTACAGTCAAAGATGAAGGATCATGTAGAAGCTGTGCACCAGCAG GGAGTTGGGGTTGTGTCTTCCATCTTCCCCGTGACCAAGGAGAGCCAACAACACCCTGCCAAGTGCAAGTTCTGTGAGCTGGCTGTTCATCTCAGCAATCTGGATATCCATGAGTCCCACTGTGGCAGCCGGACAGAGCACTGTCCACACTGCAACCAGCCCATTACACTCCCAGCACTGGCCCAGCACAAAGATGTGTGTCAGAGTTCAAAGGGCAGGCCTGAGGAAG GGAAGAGAATTGTATCTCCTGGAAGAAAAATCCATTGTGATCATTGCAAACAAATGATTCCAGAAAATCAGTATGTCTCCCACATG AATATGCAGAAACAGTCCTTGATATACCTTCGGAATGGAAAGCCAATAATCCTTCCTTCATCCCTTGCAATTATGGAGACTGAAAAGCAAACATCCACATTGAGAAAAGATGTTCGTCCAAAGACAAAAATTGGAAACAGTTCAAGAAAGCAAAAGACAAAGGATCAAAGTGACACAGCAGATCTGCCTTTGATGTCTGTGCTCCAGCAGGGGGCTGCTCTTCCTGCAGGAGATGAGGATGCCTATGACATCCTTCGAAGGTGTTGTCAGTGCGGAATCTTACTTCCCTTGCCCATTCTAAATGAACACCAGGTACCTTGCTCTCCCCTCACCCCTCCTGTCTCCTCACCCAGCTGGCAGCCTGCTGCACAGTGTCTCAAACTCACCCCACCCTTGAGGAGAGGGGGGCTTACCAGTGATGTGGCTGGGCAGctcctcccctgcctcctcctgcttctgtgtgCCCATGCACATTCTCCCCAGCTACCTGGCTTGTATTACTTCTCAGTCACTGGGTCACCCTTGAGGGTAGAACTGGATCTCTGCTCTGTGTCTGCAGCTAGACCAGGCCCTGTATGTGGCAACACTCCAAGGCGGTAG